The sequence tataaaaaatatcaaattctttCTATAACCATGATGATTAAAGAAACCTTAAATCGAATAAGGGACTAATGACGGTTATCTTCCACCGTAGTTCTACATGTCAATAATGTTATGTTTTGCATAGTTTGCAAAAATTTTAATAGTATTAATGGCTCTCACTCAATAATCgatgatttttattattgtcacagtatatataaaaagataatcgttttaataaaaaaaatattttttaaaagttaaattaatttgttaatttttgaattatttgataatttttaattagatttttaaactatatattttcaattaagatccttgaatttgtaatttttttattgaggtAAATAATGTGAAAATTTTTAACATCTTTGTTCAAAAGAAATATAAGTTTGACTCCAACAATTGAGATCTCATACAAATATTGTGAAACTATCAAAcagatttaattgaaaaaaaatcaaatatttaataaataattattaagtttatttatttctctatttctttcttatttatctCCAATCATCAGACAGTCACAAATTCACCATATTTTTGGCATCtatgtctctcattctctcctAAATTGCAAAGAAAAAAGTAGATGTTATTTGGTTTCTTGACAATTTTTTTGGCGTATTTGACTCTTATTAGTTTTCAACAGCAGCATCTTTTGTTAAGTTTATTCCCTCTCTCTCGTCCATCACGTGAGCTACTTTTTGGAGAGAGAAAAGGACACGCAGTTCTAGAGAGTGACCCCATTGCAGAGAAGAAAGAGCCAAATCAAACCAGGTTGCCTCAACCTCAACTCCAAAGCAAAGCAAAGCAAACAAGCACCaccattctcttctctctccctGTGTTTgtccaataaataataatatctttCTCGGTGTAATAGCATCACTGTAAGACAAGGTAAAAGCGGGACCAGAGAGAAAACAGGGGGATTTGTTTCTCTCTGCAGTTGCACTCTTGCAGGCAGGTGCAGCTGTTTCCCGTTCTGCTCCTCTCCCAACCCCTCTGTTTCTTTGGAGTGAGAAAGTTTTATACTTTAGAACCAGCTAGCGAGCAAGTGAGCGAgtgtcatacatatatataaatagcgTGCGAGAAATGCAGCAGCACCTGATGCAGATGCAGCCTATCATGGCAGCCTATTACCCCAACAACGTCACCACTGATCACATTCAACAGGTCCTTTCCTttcccttattttctttcttcttcttcttcttcttcttcttcatattcacgcttctttctttctttctttctactaCTTTCCTTCGCGTTTGTTCCTATCCCTGCTCAGGGGaccttttgttttatgtttctcTGCCCTGTGCCTGTGGGTCTTACTGTGCCACTTTTAGTAGTACTACTACCACTCCATCATAATACCCTCTTCTCTTTATTCTTTGTCACTTTCTGCTAACTGCCTGCCTGGTGCGGTGTTTCGCGCAAATGCTCTCTTTGCTTTTTGGAAATTTCGTGACATCTGTTGTTCTCTTTAGACTTCAGATTATTATTTATCTTCACGTAAATCCCTATCTTTATCCCTTCACAGGCCTCTTCTCAGCATTTATTAAGCTTAACTAGACTCTTTCTTGGGCCCCCTTAAGTTTGTGTTTGGTTTTAATTACTTTTCCCAGAGTAAAAActattcttttaatatttcCACTGTTCTGGTGGCACCCCACTTTAAGACTTGTTGATGTGTTGTTTGCTTTATTCGTTTCATGGATTAAAGTGTTGAGTTTGAAGTCACTAGTTTCTCCGAAGTGTTGTCCTTATATTGGTACAAGCATGTCTCTGGCTTCTCTGTTTTACTTTAACTCCTCCATTGTGTGGGGCATTTTTGAAGGATTTTAAGTTTAATAAATGGTTTGATTAATTCCTGACACCGACAGATAATGACATTTAATTTAAGAAAGAGTTTGACATTAATGTTAGATGAGAGGAAGGAAATTGCATGCCGGAAAATACTAGTaatatttatcatttcagttgCATTGTTGGAACATAAATAATTGACACTAATGAATGGtatacaactatttttttttattcttcttctttttttttgcatacatatatttaaaaaaatacaacctaaaatatttttaactattttcaaCCAACGAAAGATATTTTCTGAAATTTATTAAGATCACCATGCATCATAGTGTTAGTGTAATAGTGTTTAAAGGGAAGACAGTTCAACTAggactttttctttttgttgcttTTCCCACCACATCACATTTACTAGGCAATTTCCCCTGCATCTCTGTCTCTCTTAAACTATTATTTCTCATATAAccgttttttctctctctctctctctctctttacatGCAGTACCTGGATGAGAACAAGTCCTTGATCCTGAAGATTGTTGAAAGCCAGAATTCTGGCAAGCTGAGCGAGTGTGCAGAGTAAGATTTGGACTAAATTGCAAcatcttttgaaaaatttgtttctCATATCTTAGTTTCTTAACAAACATGCCCCCTTCTGGTGGCTAGTTGGCAGAGTTATTTACAGTTAGATGccagttttatatatatatatatatatatatatatatatatatatatatatattccatcTAATGGTGAATGTCTTCGTCAACTAGACATGATGCTACACCATACAATTTTCCTGATCCCACCATCATCATATGCATGCTACACCATACACATTATATGATATAACGTGTGAGAACTTAGAAGAATAATATGGCTGATCTAGTGTTATATAATAACTGTAAAGtataaacttgcaaagttactTGCATCAATCCCTGTAGTGAATTCTATTTTAGTTTTCTGGCTACCTGTTCCATTTGCAGGCCAATAATGTAGTTCCTCAATGTTAAACTTTTCTTATGTGATAGTTTACACCCAAGTACAGTGTTTGTTATGAACTCAACCAGTCAATCGATAAATCAAAGGTGTTTGAAGCCTTGAATCTAAATATAGTCTGCAATGACTTTCTATCTTTTTGCAGGCTTTTTCTAGGATACGGGGGTACCCCACAGTACTTAAAAAATTTGGATACCAATAGTTTTATACAATTATGAAGGAAAGTTGGAAAACATGATGACTTGATGCAAAAAAGTTGTAATTTTATGTGTATATATTTTACATACCGTTTGATTGAAAGGTCAATCATTCATATAAAGGCTGTAACCCTTTTAGGCAACTGCatcattcatgtttttttgtcaatgCAGTTGGAAGGCAACAGAGGACACTCTTAAtagattaacttttttttagggGGGGTTATGAAAAGTTTCTTCTAGAAATCAAAATTCTCCTTGCTTGCCTTGAGATACAAAACCGAAACAATTATTGGATTTTTCTCTTAACATCAGATTCTCGTTCCTCTCCTGTTCCTTTTACTGTGGTCCTAAAACATCATATTAATCATCCTCTTGCCATTTTTCAGGAACCAATCAAGGCTGCAGAGAAATCTCATGTACCTAGCTGCAATAGCTGATTCTCAACCCCAACCATCTCCAATGCCTGGTCAGGTACATGCCTATTTTCATAGTATTGATCACTATAACTATACAAGTAATCACTTTGAAAGCATTAAATTGAGAACATGTTGGATACATTTTGATCAATGAAATATAGCAATGATACATAACATATGCTTCATTTAACATCATAATCTTTGGGGATACCATTGCAGTATCCTTCTAGTGGACTTATGCAGCAGGGAGCACACTACATGCAGGCTCAGCAGGCTCAGCAGATGTCACAACAACAGCTAATGGCTTCGCGCTCCTCACTCTTGTACTCCCAACAGCCTTTCTCAGTGCTTCAACAGCAGCAAGGCATGCACAGCCAACTTGGCATGAGCTCCAATGGAAGTCAAGGCCTCCACATGTTGCAAACTGAAGCCACTAATGTTGGAGGCAATGCAAACATAGGAACCGGAGGAAGGTTTCCCGACTTTGTACGCATTGCTAGTGGCAAGCAAGATATTGGAAGTTCTGGTGAAGGCCGAGGAGGAAGCTCTAGTGGCCATTCTGGTGATGGTGGTGAAACCCTTAATTACCTGAAAGCTGCTGGTGATGGAAACTGAACTAGCCAGGGAGAATGGTAAAAGTTTCCTTGGCCTTTTTAGCCGTTTATTGAGTTAGGAGAATTAAGTAGGGGAAGGGAAGGAGGAAAGGGAAAAGTTGCTGCTTAGATATCTTGTTTGTTAATCTTGTGCTGAAGGCAAACTGCCTTAACGTTTCTGTAGTAGTACTAGTAAGTAACATGATGCAtgctttaatttttcttgtgtAAAGTTCTAGTCATAAATGTCAAGGTCACAAGTTCCTCCCCTTTCTGTGTGCCCACTTGTTGTCCAAGAGGGTTATTTGGTGAAGGATGGTAGATGCAATTTTGACGATGTTCCTACTTTAAGGAGTTTGATGCATCAAAGTTCAATCACAACCTAAACCCATCATGCCACGGGAAATAACTAATAATTGATTTTGCAACTTGGTGGTGGATCACTGTTAGTACTAactatcaactattttttttattcaagtaaactttacaaaaatataaataaaaagaaaacatttaaaattatatatatgaataattaatttaaatataagtagGGAAATGtgcatataaatcatatttgTTATAATTCTCAAAATATCCTTGTAAGATATTGtttaaatgacaattttttttggatagtTAATAAAGAATaacttttttaagtgattatatTCATAATACcaatattacaaatatttttattttgaaatattccTTTATGCAAATTAATAGCTAGCAACCTTCACAACTATATGActgtaggtaaaaaaaaaagtttattagcTATTGAGCTTCTCAACTAAAGGCTAGTCCTGTCAAAAAAACTAAAGGCTTATGTTCCATTAATAGCTATTGAGTTTCTcaactataattaaaaaatgtaaaaaaaatttgttaaaaaactgtaataaaaaatgtttattatagtTAATATTTTACCCTGAATTTTGAATTAGGGTTATGTTCCATTATAGCTTTCAAACCTATCTTAACTTAATAATTATATTCTACTCATTCTATTTTGACTATTTGTACTCAACCATCACTTCTCAGCTctcgttaatttttttttattgccttACCTTGTAGTACTATAAAGTTAATATAATATGTTCAATTTtgccttcttaaaaaattaaataattattttatctaaaatctactaataaattaaaattttgaaatgtatagaatttaaaaaatttgaacttAGCTAATGAGCTGAATTGAGTTATTTGCGAGTTTAAATCAAGTCGAGTTcgagtggaaaaaaaaaagagattcatACCAAATTTGAGTCACATTTTGAGATgaactaaatattaaatttgagtcgaatcttgttaaattaaatttgactcATTTCCAACCTTATTGGTAAGAGTCAAATAAGTAATCATTCCTCTATAAGCACAAAAAAAGTATGGGATGTTCTTTAGCACGTGAAATTGAttattgaaaattcaaatttgtgtAAATAATGTTAAAAGATAAGACTATCTAGTTAAGACACcctaaatattttctatttatatttcatattcTTTTAAGTTTAGAATGTAatcatattttcaatttatatttctAAAGAATTTAGctatttcttttacatttttaatgcaaggacattttttgtttaaaatatttgttgggAGACAACTACACAATATCTAAGTTCAATTTTTGACCGAAACAATTTTTAGTcagattttatttatcttttaactaAATTTCAGATTAATCAAGATTATTTTTTCTGATGAACTAGAGgattaagaacaaaaaaatgtaaaagagaTTTTATAACCACATAGTTTGTTGTCTAATTTGtcaatcttatttaaaaattatgctaACACAAACACAGTTAAATATTAGTAACGATTAACTATAACATCAACAAAGATAGTTCCTATGTAATTTTGTAAGTATCAGGCCTTTTAAATCTTACCCAGCATAATTATTAGGAAAAACCATGTACATAAattccttcttcatttcattgacatctatatttagtaaaaaaaaaagcataaaagttTTAATAATGATCAACATAGCAATTCTTACTACATCTAGTTCAAACACACCATCTATTTCTTTTATACGGAGCTAACTAgattaatggttttttttttctattgtttgtttctcatggaaaaaaataaataaattaagttgaTGGATATGGTCAATACttcttatataaaatttactcaACTTAATAAAGTTACCAAGTTATTAGAATTTGACAAAGTTAACAACTAATAAATATAGTTAGagaatacatacatatatggaTGAATTTAAATACATATAGAGTAACTTGAATATTATTAGGTAACTTGTGAAGTTACAAGTGTATAAACATTtaaaacacaagggaagggagTGAGAAGAAATTCCGTTAAAGAGCTTAGAGCGAGAGACACATAGTTAATTAGGAGCCACGAGTTGGCGCGAAAgcaaagggaagaagaagaaggtgccGAGGTTGAAGGGCGTGGCGAAGAATGTCTCTTCATGGATCCAAACCCACACTCGCTTCTTCCACTTCTCTCTCCTTTCATCTTCCCCCCAAAACTAAACAATGTCGTCGTTCCTATCATCTCACTTTCACCTTCACATCATTTTCCCACAACTTTCTTAACGCCTTTCATTCAAATCTCAGCAACGCTCCCATCAGATCCATAACTCATTTCCTTCTCTTTATGAACCTTCTTGTTGAGGTCTCCCTCACCTCCCACTTTACACCGCAATAATGGTATGTTTCTCTCGCCATTTTcagtttactttttttttttcttttcatgcaaTGCGTTTTTCTTTGCTTGCGCAATTGGAAGCCTCAGGCGATCAAGCCTCTTGTTATttctatcttttacattttaaaataaatagtaagaTCTCGTTTACGTGCGTTGGAATTGAAAATACTTACGTGAAAGATGGAATAAAACTATGAACTGGATACTGGAGAGAAGGTGTTAGGGGTCGTCATACTTTGAAGTCAAGTGATTCTTTGTAATGCAAAGTTGTTTTATTAAGTGATCCTCCTCCATGATCAATGCACATTAGAATTTCGGAGAAGTATGGGAAAAAGGATTGGAGTTCACAATCCGACAAAACTTATATGTAGTTCCTTATGTGCTTTTGGGGTTGTTCTCGAATCAGAATTGGAGTTTTACCTTGGGAATCTGTGGTgacatttaatgtttttatgcATTTAAGCATTTAGTATACGGATTATCGAGATGAAACTCCAATTCTAATAGAAGAACAACATTAAAAGTACCTAAGGACCTGTATTTGTTCAAATCTAAAAGCAAATGATTTATTTGGGAGATGTTGCATTCAGATCAAGTTGGGTAACTTAGCCATCATTGTCAGAGAATAATGATGCCAACAGTGGATGAATTATGAAACAAAAAGTGATGAATCGTGAAATGCAAAGCAGACAAATCACACTTGGTTCGCTCTGTATAGAGTGGATGGATTTTAGCAATGGATAGAAGAAATATAGATTTAGTAGGCATATCAAGTTTCAAAACAATATTGAGCTCAGGATCCTGAGTTGTGGGTTGTGACTCGCATTTGTTTATACTTATACATGAACTTTACTTTTGAAGAGCATCCAGTAGACTTGTAGATTCTGATTTCCTGTGGTATTTGCAATTTTTTCAAGATTCAAAAACTCAAAATATCTCTCAATCAATACATTAGAAAAGGATGTAGTAGGAAAGAAATATGATATCTTGTCATGcagcagaaaactctgattaaACTGACTTTTCTACAATGTGGCATCTAGTTGGTTGTTAGGCGACTATTCCGGAGAATTATGGTAAAACATTCTGATTTATTTGGCTGTTAGTACTACAGGCTTACAGGTCCTGTCTAACTAGGCATATTTTAGTTTAGTTTGAAATTTATAGATCTTTCTAGACGCATGTCATGGGACAAACCCATTTACAATTCTTGTTAGTTTTTCTTGAAGacaagataatataaaaataaatatttagaacCTTAATGAGATCTTACATAGatcattgtaataaaaaaatgattccaTATCTCAATCTGCAGGGGACTCCAGTGAATATTATTGTGGGTTCTCATGTCTGGATTGAAGACCCAGAGGTATCTTGGATTGATGGACAGGTATTAAAAATCAATGGAACGGATGCTGAAATTGAAGATACCAATGGAAAAAAGGTTTGTAGACTGTCAGAGTGCCAGTTACTTGGTTCCTTATTTTTATTAGACTGAGAAAGTTGCAGATGAAAAACTGTGTTCTCTTGTGAAGAATTTTGCATTAAATAGTGTTCATCCAATTTGAATTTTACATCTATGAATTAAATAGTCAATCTGCAATAAATGCTATCTTACAACTGAGATAACTAATTAAGGAGATAATTACAACTATATAATCATGTAAGATCTGCTGTATTGAATGATCAACAAATTTGTGCCAATAATAACCAATATTCTAAAATTTGTGtcaattaataactaatattctGCTAATCAATTCCATTGAAATCCCCCCTCAAATTGATGCTGGTAAGTCTAAAAGCATAAATTTGCTGACTAGGAAATTATGGCACTGACGTGTCAAGGATTTTGTGAGAATGCCAACGAGTTGAACAAATGTAGAAACATGAGGCAAGATGATAACTCGATGGTCATACACCTCCTGGGTTGAGTGTCAATCAACCTTTAtgtgtttctttctttcatgGTAAACAAGATTTGTGTCAATTTGAATGGCACTTGTATTGTCTCAGAGCATGCAGCAGACATGGCGCGGTATTCTGCTTCAGTGGATGATTTGGAGATTGAGTCTTGTTTCTTGCATTTCCAAGAGATTAGAGCTTCCCCTAAGAACATACACCAGTTAGTAGTGGATTTGCGTGTGTCTGGACATCTAGTCTAACCAGAATCACTGTATGCTTGAAGTTGTGTTGATGCACCAGTAGGGAAGAAAAGACTACGGCTGGAAGTATCAAGTAGATACTGAATAATACAGTTTACTACTGAAAGATGCAAATTCCAAGGAAATTGCATGAAGTTGCTAATTGTGTTGACAACAAATGAGATGTCTGGTCTGGTGATGGTTAGGTAAATAAGACTTCGAACTAGCTTATGATAGAAAGTTGGGTCTTCTAGAAGGTCACATTCATCTTGTCACAATTTTAGATTAATTTCCATTGGAGTGTCAATAAGAGCAGAATTAGTGAGACCAACTAATTGAATTAgatcttgaatatatttgtgttGATTGACAAAAATGCCTTTCTGTTGAAAGTGTACTTCTAATCCCAAGAAATAAGTGAGTTGGCCAAGGTCTTTCATGTGGAAAGTTGAATGCAACAATTTCTTGATTGTACTGATAGCCTATTAATCTGATTTGGTGACCACAATATCGTCCACATAAACAAGAAGAAGATTGATGATTGGTTTACGACCAATTGTGGTCATTGATGGGCAGCACCCTATCTTGATAAATAAGACTTTCATTCTAGAATCAATCCATACTATATTGGATAGCTAAACATTTGACATAGGCTTATTGTATGACAGCAGTTAATACagaagaaagataaaataataatgataggtAATGATTTGCCTCTCATTTAGGGGATGTGAAATATTGCTTTGAGGAGAGGATTGGGCccattcttttttttcccttcctATGCagcttttttttctaaaacaaaattaatttggcACCCCTCAATAAAGTAATTTTCATATTAGGTCCCCCATCTTAATTATTCTAGCTTTGTCCCCGGTCTCCTTTGTGATCATCCTAGGTTTATATACGTAGCAACTACATACATGGTGATcaactaaaataagaaaaagaactgCTGGTCAGCTGTATCTGGCTTCAAGTAGATCATGGAATGAGAAACGAAGGCCAAAGAAAgcactaaaaagtaaaaagggaAGAGATCCATAAACAAGGgttctttctttcattattgAATTCACCTGCTTGGGATTCAAGTCATCAATATGTTctatagaaaattatttaattaaggtttattgttctgaaaatctgtGTCGAAGTCATTGATTGGAGTCTTGAACAAATTTACCACTGTCTGTGTCTTTATTGTATTCCTGCTTTATCTTTACTCATTAAACTCTGCAGTaagaaaattattgttatttgtataCTTCATTTCTTCATGCAGCACTTCTTTCTCATGCATGTATTGCTTACTGGAAAATGTGCAAAATAATGCAGTAACTTCTATTTTGGCTATTTTAAGGTTGTtgcaaatttatcaaaaatatatCCTAAGGATATGGAAGCTCCTCCTGGTGGAGTGGACGATATGACTAAACTGTCCTACTTGCATGAGCCTGGAGTCCTGCAGAACTTAAAAGCTAGATATGAATTGAATGAAATATATGTAAGGCTTTCTTCCCTTTAATGTGATGAGATTCAGCAAAGTTTATCAGTGAAAAAGTTGTTACCTAATGTTTTGGCAGACTTATACTGGAAATATTCTGATTGCAATAAATCCATTCCAAAGACTACCTCATATTTATGGTGCGCACATGATGCAACAATACAAGGGAGCTCCATTTGGGGAATTAAGCCCTCACGTGTTTGCAGTTGCTGATGTTGCATATAGGTAAtcctatattttttcttaagatCCAAGTTTCATTTCTATAAGTGAAGCAAATATTGAATTGTTGATTTTATTAATATCAGGGCGATGATTAacgaaaaaaaaagcaattcaATTCTAGTCAGTGGGGAAAGTGGAGCTGGCAAAACTGAAACTACAAAAATGCTTATGCAATACCTTGCTTTCTTAGGTGGTAGGGCTGGTACCGAAGGGCGAACAGTTGAACAACAAGTTCTTGAAGTATGATCTAATTAATTACACTCATTTTTGAACTCTAACAGAATTCCCGTCCCCGCCCTCCCCAATGAATAACATtccattttcttatcttttaataTGAACTCATTCAAGACTTCCATATTAACTGATTTGAGTGCAGTCAAATCCAGTACTGGAAGCATTTGGGAATGCTAAAACTGTCAGGAATAACAATTCTAGGTGAGTGTATCTTATATGTGGTAAATAAAGGATTCTGTGGGTTTTATTCTCTATGATTTCTGGTATGTAAACTAACCTTGTATCAGTCTTTCTGACATGTGGACAACAAAGGATTCCTTGTGCTTCATTCTTACTGCTAGTCTGAAATTATAGATTAACTTCATCTCC comes from Glycine soja cultivar W05 chromosome 20, ASM419377v2, whole genome shotgun sequence and encodes:
- the LOC114401783 gene encoding GRF1-interacting factor 1-like isoform X2, translated to MLSLLFGNFVTSVVLFRLQIIIYLHYLDENKSLILKIVESQNSGKLSECAENQSRLQRNLMYLAAIADSQPQPSPMPGQYPSSGLMQQGAHYMQAQQAQQMSQQQLMASRSSLLYSQQPFSVLQQQQGMHSQLGMSSNGSQGLHMLQTEATNVGGNANIGTGGRFPDFVRIASGKQDIGSSGEGRGGSSSGHSGDGGETLNYLKAAGDGN
- the LOC114401783 gene encoding GRF1-interacting factor 1-like isoform X1 produces the protein MQQHLMQMQPIMAAYYPNNVTTDHIQQYLDENKSLILKIVESQNSGKLSECAENQSRLQRNLMYLAAIADSQPQPSPMPGQYPSSGLMQQGAHYMQAQQAQQMSQQQLMASRSSLLYSQQPFSVLQQQQGMHSQLGMSSNGSQGLHMLQTEATNVGGNANIGTGGRFPDFVRIASGKQDIGSSGEGRGGSSSGHSGDGGETLNYLKAAGDGN